A portion of the Kiritimatiellia bacterium genome contains these proteins:
- a CDS encoding LacI family transcriptional regulator, producing MTLRDLARELGVTVATVSRALNGLGPRYRISARTVRAVRAAARRLRYVPDPAARALRLRRTQTIGLIVPSLANPFFAEIAAAVESVARAAGYVVLIADSRERTAAEVEAVETLRQRRVDGLLVCPVGRDGAHLVAAAHQGLPVVTADRVAGHPPLPLVAADNVGGGRLAAEHLWAAGHRHVAVIEGLRGTSPTFERWAGFWDAWRRLGRGEAPEPVRLGGAFTVAAGRAAARAVLRHHPEVTAIFAFSCVAAAGALQVLKSRGVKVPEQVSLLAFDDHPYAPLLEPPLSVIAQPVAEIGRRAARLLLDRIAGRAGATAAGGCRLPTRLIVRRSVAERTP from the coding sequence GTGACGCTTCGGGACCTTGCGCGCGAACTTGGAGTGACCGTCGCGACGGTTTCCCGCGCGCTGAATGGCCTCGGACCGCGTTACCGGATCAGCGCGCGCACGGTACGGGCGGTGCGAGCGGCGGCCCGGCGGCTGAGGTATGTGCCGGATCCGGCGGCGCGCGCGCTGCGACTGCGTCGCACCCAGACCATTGGCCTGATCGTGCCGAGTCTCGCGAATCCGTTTTTCGCCGAAATTGCGGCGGCGGTGGAATCGGTGGCGCGGGCGGCGGGCTACGTGGTGCTGATCGCGGACAGCCGCGAACGCACCGCCGCGGAAGTGGAGGCGGTGGAGACGCTGCGGCAACGCCGGGTGGACGGACTGCTGGTGTGTCCGGTGGGTCGCGATGGCGCGCATCTGGTCGCCGCCGCCCACCAAGGGTTACCGGTGGTGACCGCGGACCGTGTCGCGGGGCACCCTCCGTTGCCACTGGTCGCGGCGGACAATGTGGGCGGCGGTCGGCTGGCGGCGGAGCATCTATGGGCGGCGGGGCACCGGCATGTGGCGGTGATTGAGGGGCTGCGCGGAACCTCGCCCACCTTCGAGCGCTGGGCGGGTTTTTGGGACGCATGGCGGCGACTGGGCCGCGGGGAAGCGCCGGAGCCGGTGCGGCTGGGCGGCGCGTTCACCGTGGCCGCGGGGCGTGCGGCTGCGAGGGCGGTTCTACGGCATCACCCGGAGGTCACCGCGATTTTCGCGTTCAGCTGCGTCGCGGCGGCGGGCGCGCTGCAGGTGCTGAAGTCGCGGGGCGTGAAGGTGCCGGAGCAGGTTTCGCTGCTTGCGTTCGATGACCATCCCTACGCCCCATTGCTTGAGCCGCCGCTGAGCGTGATTGCGCAGCCGGTTGCGGAAATCGGGCGCCGGGCTGCGCGTTTGCTGCTCGATCGAATTGCGGGGCGTGCGGGAGCGACGGCCGCCGGTGGGTGCCGGCTGCCGACCCGGCTGATCGTCCGCCGCTCTGTCGCGGAGAGAACACCATGA
- a CDS encoding sulfatase-like hydrolase/transferase — MSSERRWRNSAAGALVSLAAITAPGLAERPNIVMVITDDQGYGELSAHGNPILRTPHLDRLREQSIRLTDFHVAPMCTPTRGQLLTGLDAFRNGAMNVSSGRTRLRRGIPTLADHLRAAGYSTGLFGKWHLGDSVPCRPEDRGFETALWFPSSHIGSVPDAWANDYFDDVLVRDGRRVQVDGYTTEVTFREAIEWMRVAAGSGRPFFAYIATAAPHWPHFVPADRRDAVARALVAARPDLAAAPFREELERYLAMIECVDECIGRLDAFLHEHELAHRTILVFLTDNGSTFGPRYYNAGMRGGKTTLWEGGHRVPCFVRWPGGRLRPPGDVPGLTQAQDLVPTLLELCGVPPLGAGRFDGVSLAPVLRGEAAVPPEDRMLVINYSRMPTGANEPQVDARSLPRREGALVLWRSWRLIEDRELYDLRADPLQQTNVIRQHPEVVARMRAHLDKWWASLGPRAAEIEPVVVGDPRENPVWLTSCDWVDVFLDQQAQVRRGERKNGAWEIEIARSGLYRFELSRWPPESSLALTDGVPATNVTDGVFEGGEGWPVRRARLRVGEREVAVEVREEDRAARMELELPAGRTRMQTWFEDSAGRPIAGAFYVRAEWWRGATPRRIILDTDMSGDADDAAALAVLHALADLGECELLAVLVNRKDLANASAAAVDAINTWYGRGGLPIGTDKVGPTARQRRSPYAAALRDGFPNDIGPDDRAPDALDVYREVLAAQPDHSVTICSIGAFSNLAELWRREAELVRRKVEQLVVMGGEFPPGSDAETNIATHPEAARFVAAEWPTEIVWHGFEIGDRILTGSVLKRAPPTNPVRRAFELRHYKGRPSIESGQPSYDPAAVLYAVRGDQPQLWDVWRRGTVVVDERGQTHWHHSATGRHALVRLRAPPARVAEILEELLAAPPRRTRR, encoded by the coding sequence ATGAGCTCTGAACGACGATGGCGGAACTCGGCCGCCGGCGCGCTGGTTTCCCTGGCCGCGATCACAGCCCCCGGCCTCGCGGAGCGGCCGAACATTGTGATGGTGATCACAGACGATCAAGGCTACGGGGAGCTCTCCGCGCACGGCAATCCGATTTTGAGAACGCCGCATCTGGACCGGCTTCGAGAGCAGAGCATACGCCTCACCGACTTTCACGTGGCGCCGATGTGCACGCCGACCCGCGGCCAGCTGTTGACGGGGCTGGACGCGTTTCGGAATGGTGCGATGAACGTCTCCAGCGGCCGCACGCGGCTGCGGCGTGGCATTCCGACCCTCGCGGATCACCTGCGCGCGGCGGGGTATTCGACCGGCCTCTTCGGCAAGTGGCATCTCGGCGACTCGGTGCCGTGCCGTCCGGAGGACCGGGGGTTCGAGACGGCGTTATGGTTTCCATCGTCCCACATCGGTTCCGTGCCCGACGCCTGGGCGAACGACTACTTCGACGATGTGCTGGTTCGCGACGGTCGGCGCGTGCAGGTGGACGGTTACACGACCGAGGTGACCTTCCGGGAAGCGATCGAATGGATGCGAGTCGCGGCCGGAAGCGGCCGGCCCTTTTTTGCGTACATCGCGACGGCGGCGCCGCACTGGCCGCACTTTGTGCCGGCGGACCGGCGGGACGCGGTCGCTCGCGCGCTGGTCGCCGCGCGGCCCGATCTGGCCGCCGCACCGTTCCGCGAGGAGCTGGAGCGCTACCTGGCGATGATTGAGTGCGTGGATGAATGCATCGGCCGGCTGGATGCATTTCTGCACGAACACGAGCTGGCGCACCGTACGATCCTGGTGTTTTTGACCGACAACGGCAGCACCTTCGGCCCGCGCTACTACAACGCTGGCATGCGTGGTGGCAAAACGACCCTCTGGGAGGGCGGTCACCGCGTGCCGTGCTTTGTGCGGTGGCCAGGCGGCCGTTTGCGGCCGCCGGGTGACGTGCCGGGGCTCACGCAGGCGCAGGACCTGGTGCCGACGCTGCTGGAGCTGTGTGGGGTGCCGCCGCTGGGGGCCGGGCGGTTCGATGGTGTGAGCCTGGCTCCGGTCCTCCGGGGCGAAGCGGCCGTGCCGCCCGAGGATCGCATGCTGGTGATCAACTACAGTCGGATGCCGACCGGCGCGAATGAACCGCAAGTGGACGCGCGGTCGTTGCCGCGGCGCGAAGGCGCCCTGGTGCTATGGCGCAGCTGGCGGCTGATCGAGGACCGCGAGCTCTACGACCTGCGGGCCGACCCGTTGCAGCAGACGAACGTCATCCGGCAGCATCCTGAGGTCGTCGCCCGCATGCGAGCCCATCTCGACAAGTGGTGGGCGTCGCTCGGGCCGCGCGCGGCGGAGATCGAACCGGTGGTGGTCGGGGATCCGCGGGAAAATCCGGTGTGGCTGACCTCGTGCGATTGGGTGGACGTGTTCCTCGACCAGCAGGCGCAAGTGCGGCGGGGGGAGCGGAAGAACGGAGCCTGGGAGATCGAGATTGCACGATCGGGGCTGTACCGGTTCGAGCTCAGTCGCTGGCCTCCAGAGAGCAGTCTGGCGCTGACCGACGGTGTCCCGGCCACCAATGTGACCGACGGCGTATTTGAGGGTGGCGAGGGCTGGCCGGTCCGGCGCGCGCGGCTGCGGGTTGGCGAGCGCGAGGTGGCGGTGGAGGTGCGGGAAGAGGATCGCGCGGCTCGGATGGAGCTGGAACTGCCGGCCGGTCGCACGCGGATGCAGACATGGTTTGAGGATTCGGCGGGCCGGCCGATCGCCGGCGCCTTTTATGTGCGCGCAGAGTGGTGGCGAGGCGCGACGCCGCGGCGGATCATTCTGGACACGGACATGTCCGGCGATGCGGACGATGCCGCCGCGCTCGCGGTGCTGCACGCGCTGGCTGACCTCGGCGAGTGCGAGCTGCTCGCGGTACTGGTCAATCGCAAGGACCTTGCGAACGCCTCCGCTGCGGCGGTAGATGCGATCAATACATGGTACGGGCGCGGTGGGCTGCCGATCGGCACCGACAAGGTCGGGCCGACCGCCCGGCAGCGGCGCAGTCCCTACGCGGCGGCTCTGCGCGATGGGTTCCCGAACGACATCGGGCCGGACGACCGCGCACCCGACGCGCTGGACGTGTACCGCGAGGTGCTCGCCGCGCAGCCGGATCACAGCGTGACGATTTGTAGCATCGGCGCATTTTCTAACCTCGCGGAGCTATGGCGCCGGGAAGCGGAGCTGGTGCGGCGGAAGGTTGAACAGCTCGTGGTGATGGGGGGCGAGTTTCCGCCGGGCAGCGATGCGGAGACGAACATCGCAACGCATCCCGAGGCGGCGCGGTTCGTTGCCGCCGAGTGGCCGACCGAGATCGTCTGGCACGGCTTTGAGATCGGCGACCGAATTTTGACGGGGAGCGTCCTGAAACGGGCGCCGCCAACCAATCCGGTGCGTCGCGCCTTCGAGCTGCGCCATTATAAGGGTCGTCCCTCGATCGAGAGCGGACAGCCGAGTTACGATCCGGCGGCAGTGCTATATGCGGTGCGCGGCGATCAGCCGCAGTTGTGGGACGTGTGGCGACGCGGGACGGTGGTGGTGGATGAGAGGGGGCAGACGCACTGGCATCATTCGGCCACTGGCCGGCATGCGCTGGTGCGGCTTCGCGCACCCCCGGCGCGCGTTGCGGAGATCCTGGAGGAGCTGCTGGCAGCTCCGCCTCGTCGCACGCGGCGTTGA
- the rbsK gene encoding ribokinase produces the protein MSERRRPRLVVVGSANMDLIASVPRLPGPGETVAGAAFAQAPGGKGANQAVAAARLGAEVRFVGCVGADAFGRELLESLRAAGVDSEGVRVSPTAKTGVALIAVERGGQNQIVVAPGANAEVSEGDVAKAEPAIRGASAVLLQLEIPLAAAVVAARLARRHGVRCVLNPAPAPTAPLPAELARVDAICPNEFEALALTGVEARSLDDAREQVRRLLAAGAALAVVTLGERGAMAGERDGTVWHVPAFPVEAVDATAAGDAFAAALTVALCRGCSAPEAVRFASAAGALAATRPGAQPSLPTLDEVEKLLHSTGGARRPVGEEQR, from the coding sequence ATGAGCGAACGACGGCGACCGCGCCTCGTCGTGGTGGGGTCTGCGAACATGGACCTGATTGCTTCAGTTCCGCGTTTGCCGGGGCCCGGCGAGACCGTCGCGGGTGCGGCCTTCGCGCAGGCGCCGGGCGGCAAGGGGGCGAACCAGGCGGTCGCCGCCGCTCGGCTGGGGGCCGAAGTGCGGTTCGTCGGGTGTGTGGGGGCGGACGCGTTCGGCCGTGAGCTGCTCGAGTCGCTTCGCGCGGCCGGCGTCGACAGCGAGGGGGTCCGCGTCAGCCCGACGGCGAAGACGGGTGTGGCGCTGATCGCGGTCGAGCGTGGTGGCCAGAACCAGATCGTGGTGGCTCCGGGAGCTAACGCGGAGGTTTCGGAGGGGGACGTCGCAAAAGCGGAGCCCGCGATCCGAGGGGCGTCGGCCGTGTTGCTGCAGCTGGAAATTCCGCTGGCGGCGGCGGTCGTGGCCGCTCGGCTCGCCCGGCGCCACGGAGTGCGCTGCGTGTTGAATCCCGCGCCGGCGCCGACGGCCCCGCTGCCGGCGGAACTGGCGCGGGTGGATGCGATCTGCCCGAACGAGTTCGAGGCGCTGGCGCTGACCGGCGTGGAGGCGCGCTCGCTGGACGACGCGCGGGAGCAGGTGCGCCGATTGCTGGCGGCAGGGGCGGCGCTGGCGGTGGTGACGCTCGGCGAGCGTGGCGCGATGGCCGGCGAACGGGACGGTACGGTCTGGCATGTGCCGGCGTTTCCGGTCGAGGCGGTCGACGCGACTGCGGCGGGCGATGCGTTCGCTGCCGCGTTGACGGTGGCGCTCTGCCGCGGCTGCAGCGCGCCGGAGGCGGTACGGTTTGCGTCGGCGGCCGGCGCGCTGGCCGCAACGAGACCCGGCGCTCAGCCCTCCCTGCCGACGCTCGACGAGGTGGAGAAACTGTTGCATTCGACCGGCGGCGCGCGCCGTCCGGTCGGGGAGGAGCAGAGATGA
- a CDS encoding ABC transporter permease, whose translation MNGAARSLDSRPRVADLAGLLGVLVLMVGLFAIASPRFLNPRTFVTIANQVPDLVVISVGMTLVLVTGGIDLSVGSMMALCASVLGVAMARWGWPAAPAAALAVMVGLAGGMVNGAVSVGAGIPSFIVTLGMLEIARGAAYLVTDSQTQYIGRAIEGLGAPLGGGWISPAVLLALALVTVGQFALSRTVFGRHLVAIGTNETAVRLSGIDPRPPRIAVFALSGLLSGLAGVMQTSRLASADPNSGVGMELAAIAAVVIGGTSLMGGRGSVVNTLLGVLIIAVLQTGLAQVGASEPTKRVITGVVIVAAVLTDALRRRWPELRGARRASRGNIA comes from the coding sequence ATGAATGGTGCGGCGCGGTCCCTGGACTCCCGCCCGCGCGTCGCCGACCTGGCGGGATTGCTGGGCGTGCTGGTGCTGATGGTGGGGTTGTTCGCGATCGCGAGCCCGCGTTTTTTGAACCCCCGCACTTTTGTAACGATCGCGAACCAGGTGCCGGACCTCGTCGTGATTTCGGTGGGGATGACCCTGGTGCTGGTGACGGGGGGGATTGATCTCTCGGTGGGCTCGATGATGGCGCTATGTGCGTCGGTGCTGGGCGTTGCGATGGCGCGATGGGGCTGGCCGGCGGCGCCGGCGGCGGCGCTGGCGGTCATGGTGGGGTTGGCCGGGGGAATGGTCAATGGGGCGGTGTCGGTCGGGGCGGGCATTCCGTCGTTCATCGTGACGCTCGGCATGTTGGAAATCGCTCGCGGCGCCGCCTATCTGGTGACCGATTCACAGACCCAGTACATCGGCCGCGCGATCGAGGGGCTGGGCGCGCCGCTGGGTGGGGGGTGGATTTCGCCGGCGGTGTTGCTGGCGCTGGCGCTGGTGACGGTCGGACAGTTTGCGCTCTCCCGGACGGTATTCGGCCGGCATCTGGTGGCGATCGGCACAAACGAGACCGCAGTGCGCTTGTCCGGCATTGATCCGCGGCCGCCGCGGATCGCGGTGTTCGCGTTGTCGGGTCTGCTGAGCGGGCTGGCGGGGGTGATGCAGACCTCGCGGCTGGCCTCTGCGGACCCGAACTCGGGGGTGGGGATGGAACTGGCCGCGATTGCGGCGGTCGTGATCGGCGGCACAAGCCTGATGGGAGGGCGTGGGTCGGTCGTGAACACGCTGCTCGGCGTGCTGATCATCGCCGTGCTGCAGACGGGGCTGGCGCAGGTGGGGGCCTCGGAACCGACGAAACGGGTGATTACCGGTGTGGTGATTGTCGCGGCGGTGCTGACCGACGCGCTGCGGAGGCGCTGGCCGGAGCTGCGGGGTGCAAGGCGCGCGTCGCGGGGGAACATTGCATGA
- a CDS encoding sugar ABC transporter ATP-binding protein, giving the protein MRGLTKSYAVPVLREVELECGAGEVVALVGANGAGKSTLAGIVAGLVRPDAGRMELDGQTYAPARKADAEAAGVHIVLQELNLIDTLSVAENLFLGRLPSRGGMVARAELQRAARAALERVDLAELDPRTLVGDLGIGTRQQVVIAAALARSCRLLILDEPTAALTAPQVERLFGHIARLKADGVSILYISHRMDEIRRIADRVLVLRDGRVVATRKAAELTAEEAVRLMAGGEVETAPQVPRRPGAVRLRVRGLRREPGVRGVNLEVRAGEILGIAGLVGAGRTELLRAIYGADVPSEGTVQVGEGPPRRFRSPREAVAAGLAMVPEDRKTQGLLLSRPLVENLSLASLDKFRGTGGRLDCGAERVASAKVAERLEVRCRDLDQPVVELSGGNQQKTLIGRWLLREAEIYLFDEPTRGVDVAAKAAIRAALDSLARAGRACVVVSSETEELMALCDRIAVMWQGRVVRVFERGEWTAERILRAAFGRPEEPTAPDGGEVQ; this is encoded by the coding sequence GTGCGGGGGCTCACGAAGAGCTACGCCGTGCCGGTGCTGCGGGAGGTTGAGCTGGAGTGCGGTGCCGGCGAGGTGGTGGCGCTGGTGGGTGCCAACGGCGCGGGCAAGAGCACGCTCGCCGGCATCGTCGCGGGATTGGTGAGGCCCGATGCGGGCCGGATGGAACTGGACGGTCAGACCTACGCGCCGGCGCGGAAAGCGGATGCGGAGGCGGCGGGGGTGCACATCGTGCTGCAGGAGCTCAATCTGATCGACACCCTGTCGGTTGCGGAAAACCTCTTTCTGGGCCGGCTGCCGTCCCGTGGCGGCATGGTTGCGCGGGCGGAACTGCAGCGTGCCGCACGCGCGGCGCTGGAGCGGGTGGACCTCGCCGAGCTGGATCCGCGGACTCTCGTGGGCGATCTCGGTATCGGCACACGACAGCAGGTGGTGATCGCTGCGGCACTCGCGCGCTCGTGCCGGCTGCTGATTCTGGACGAGCCGACCGCTGCGCTGACGGCCCCGCAGGTGGAGCGGCTGTTCGGCCACATCGCGCGGCTGAAAGCGGACGGCGTTTCGATTCTCTACATCAGCCATCGGATGGACGAGATCCGGAGGATTGCGGACCGCGTGCTGGTGCTGCGGGATGGCCGCGTTGTGGCGACGCGAAAGGCCGCCGAACTGACTGCGGAGGAGGCGGTCCGGCTGATGGCGGGGGGGGAAGTGGAGACTGCGCCCCAGGTGCCGAGGCGGCCGGGCGCGGTACGGTTGCGCGTGCGGGGGCTGCGACGCGAACCCGGCGTGCGGGGCGTGAACCTGGAGGTGCGGGCGGGGGAGATTTTGGGCATTGCGGGGCTGGTGGGCGCGGGACGGACGGAGCTGCTGCGCGCGATCTACGGTGCGGATGTGCCGTCGGAGGGGACGGTGCAGGTGGGGGAGGGGCCGCCGCGCCGCTTCCGCTCCCCCAGGGAGGCGGTCGCCGCCGGACTCGCGATGGTGCCGGAGGACCGCAAGACGCAGGGGCTGTTGCTATCGCGCCCGCTCGTCGAGAACCTCTCGCTCGCCTCGCTAGACAAATTCCGCGGTACGGGGGGGCGGCTGGATTGTGGTGCGGAGCGTGTCGCGTCGGCGAAGGTGGCGGAGCGGCTGGAGGTGAGGTGTCGTGATCTGGATCAGCCGGTGGTGGAGCTGAGCGGCGGCAACCAGCAGAAAACGCTGATTGGGCGGTGGCTGCTGCGCGAGGCGGAGATCTACCTCTTCGACGAGCCGACGCGGGGCGTGGACGTCGCCGCAAAAGCGGCGATCCGGGCGGCGCTGGACTCGCTGGCGCGGGCCGGCCGCGCCTGTGTGGTGGTGTCCAGCGAAACGGAGGAGCTGATGGCGCTGTGTGACCGGATCGCGGTGATGTGGCAGGGACGGGTGGTGCGCGTTTTCGAGCGGGGTGAATGGACTGCCGAGCGGATTCTGCGCGCGGCGTTCGGCCGGCCGGAGGAACCGACCGCACCGGATGGGGGAGAAGTGCAATGA
- a CDS encoding sugar ABC transporter substrate-binding protein, translating to MTIRPGTWVGCCAAVAMAVASGCSRQEAGPAGGGGRPRVALIMKSLANEFFATMAEGARAHQQARANDYELLINGIKDERDLQRQAALVEEMVAQRVDAIVIAPADSKALVPVLKRAQDRGVVVVNIDNRLDAEVCASVGAKIPFVGPDNRAGARRVAEVVAARLRPGDKVLILEGIRTSFNGQQRRLGFEDAIRAANLQIADSQSAEWEMNIANRIAAAMLTTHPDAKAILAANDNMALGALAAVRAAGRVGEVLIAGFDNIAAVRQAIRAGEIVATADQHADQLAVFGIEHALKILRGESVPGDLETPVDLITAENVGR from the coding sequence ATGACGATCCGGCCTGGAACGTGGGTTGGCTGCTGCGCCGCCGTCGCCATGGCGGTCGCCTCCGGCTGTTCGCGGCAGGAGGCCGGCCCGGCGGGAGGGGGCGGGCGCCCCCGGGTGGCACTGATCATGAAGTCGCTCGCGAACGAGTTCTTCGCGACGATGGCGGAGGGGGCGCGGGCACACCAGCAGGCGCGCGCGAACGACTACGAGCTGCTGATCAACGGCATCAAAGACGAGCGCGATCTGCAGCGCCAGGCCGCGCTGGTGGAGGAGATGGTCGCGCAGCGCGTGGATGCGATTGTGATCGCGCCGGCGGACTCGAAGGCGCTGGTACCGGTGTTGAAACGTGCGCAGGACCGGGGCGTGGTGGTGGTGAACATTGACAACCGGCTCGACGCGGAGGTGTGCGCGTCGGTCGGGGCGAAGATTCCGTTTGTCGGGCCGGACAACCGCGCGGGCGCGCGGCGCGTCGCGGAGGTCGTCGCCGCGCGGCTACGTCCTGGCGACAAGGTGCTGATCCTGGAGGGCATCCGGACCTCGTTCAACGGTCAGCAGCGGCGGCTGGGATTCGAGGACGCGATCCGGGCGGCGAATCTCCAGATCGCGGACTCGCAGTCCGCGGAGTGGGAGATGAACATCGCCAACCGGATTGCGGCGGCGATGCTGACGACCCATCCGGACGCGAAGGCGATTTTGGCCGCGAACGACAACATGGCGCTGGGGGCCTTGGCGGCGGTGCGCGCGGCCGGCCGGGTGGGCGAGGTGCTCATTGCGGGGTTCGACAACATTGCGGCGGTGCGCCAGGCGATCCGCGCGGGCGAGATTGTCGCCACCGCCGACCAGCACGCGGATCAACTGGCGGTGTTCGGCATCGAACACGCGCTGAAAATTCTGCGCGGCGAGTCGGTGCCGGGCGATCTGGAGACGCCGGTGGACCTGATCACTGCGGAGAACGTGGGCCGGTGA
- a CDS encoding nucleoside hydrolase, with protein sequence MRKPHARTVAALLAIAAAAGADPVPVVLDTDIGNDVDDVLALGLLHALQSRGECRLLAVTITKDNPLAAAFADAVNTFYGRGEIPIGVVRGGAEPAPGKFLQLANVRDNGRLRYAHDVRGETAPEATVLLRRLLRDQPDGSVVFVQVGFSSNLARLLTSPPDDISPLSGLELVARKARLLSIMAGAFQLINGRSHHEYNVVKDIPAAQIVAAQWPTPVVWSGFEIGIALPYPASSIERDYRYVAHHPLAEAYVLYQPPPHNRPTWDLTSALYAVRPDRGYFELSEPGRVVVEDNGLTRFEPSPDGRHRYLVLRPEQVARVTEALVLLASQPPASLPPGEMK encoded by the coding sequence ATGAGGAAACCACATGCGCGAACCGTTGCGGCGCTGCTGGCGATCGCAGCAGCCGCCGGCGCCGATCCGGTGCCGGTGGTGTTGGACACCGACATCGGCAACGACGTGGACGATGTGTTGGCGCTCGGTCTGCTGCACGCGCTGCAGTCGCGCGGCGAATGCCGGCTGCTGGCGGTCACGATCACGAAGGACAATCCGCTCGCCGCGGCGTTCGCGGACGCGGTGAACACGTTCTATGGCCGCGGCGAAATTCCGATCGGGGTCGTCCGCGGCGGCGCGGAGCCGGCACCCGGCAAGTTTTTGCAGCTCGCGAACGTGCGCGACAACGGCCGGCTGCGGTACGCGCACGACGTGCGGGGAGAGACCGCCCCCGAGGCGACGGTCTTGCTCCGCCGGCTGCTGCGGGACCAGCCGGACGGCTCGGTGGTGTTTGTGCAGGTCGGGTTTTCCTCGAATCTGGCCCGGCTGCTCACCAGTCCGCCGGACGACATCTCGCCACTTTCCGGCCTCGAGCTGGTTGCGCGGAAGGCGCGCCTGCTGTCGATCATGGCCGGCGCGTTCCAGTTGATCAATGGCCGGTCGCATCACGAGTACAACGTGGTCAAGGACATTCCGGCCGCACAGATCGTGGCCGCGCAATGGCCGACGCCGGTGGTGTGGAGCGGTTTCGAGATCGGGATCGCGTTGCCGTACCCGGCGTCGAGTATTGAGCGGGACTACCGCTACGTCGCGCATCATCCGCTCGCCGAAGCGTACGTGCTCTACCAGCCGCCGCCGCACAACCGGCCGACGTGGGATCTGACCTCCGCGCTGTACGCGGTGCGGCCGGACCGCGGCTACTTCGAGTTGTCGGAGCCCGGACGGGTGGTGGTGGAAGACAACGGGCTGACGCGGTTCGAGCCCTCGCCCGACGGTCGCCATCGGTACCTGGTGCTGCGCCCGGAGCAGGTTGCGCGGGTGACCGAGGCGCTGGTGCTGCTGGCCAGCCAGCCGCCGGCGAGCCTGCCACCCGGAGAGATGAAATGA